From the Clostridium sp. Marseille-P299 genome, one window contains:
- a CDS encoding branched-chain amino acid ABC transporter permease: MSFISYLINGISLGSVYAIIALGYTMVYGIAKMLNFAHGDVIMVGGFVVFSTVSTMGLPPVLGIIISVCVCTILGVTVERIAYKPLRQASKLAVLITAIGVSYFLQNVALLIYGANTKAFTSVVTLAPIKLANGALTISGETIVTVISCIVIMVVLTAFIKYSKIGRAMLAVSEDKGAAQLMGVNVNSTIAITFAIGSALAAVAGVLLCSAYPSLTPYTGAMPGIKAFVAAVFGGIGSIPGAFIGGILLGIIEILSKAYISSQLADAIVFAVLIVVLLVKPTGILGKNIQEKV, encoded by the coding sequence ATGAGTTTTATATCTTATTTAATTAATGGTATCAGCCTGGGCAGTGTTTATGCAATTATTGCACTTGGATATACAATGGTCTATGGTATAGCAAAAATGCTTAACTTTGCACATGGTGATGTCATCATGGTAGGGGGATTTGTTGTTTTTTCAACGGTGAGTACAATGGGATTACCACCAGTTCTTGGAATTATAATATCAGTTTGTGTTTGTACAATATTAGGTGTAACAGTGGAGCGTATCGCTTATAAGCCACTTAGACAAGCATCTAAACTAGCAGTATTAATTACTGCCATTGGTGTTAGTTATTTTCTACAAAATGTTGCATTACTTATCTATGGTGCAAATACAAAGGCATTTACTTCAGTAGTTACCTTAGCGCCTATTAAACTAGCAAATGGAGCTCTTACTATTTCTGGTGAAACAATTGTAACGGTTATTTCATGTATCGTAATTATGGTGGTATTAACTGCATTTATTAAATATTCTAAAATTGGTCGTGCAATGTTAGCGGTATCAGAGGATAAAGGAGCAGCTCAGTTAATGGGGGTTAATGTAAATAGCACAATTGCTATTACCTTTGCAATTGGTTCTGCACTTGCAGCAGTAGCGGGTGTGTTATTATGTTCTGCATATCCTTCCTTAACTCCTTATACTGGAGCAATGCCAGGTATTAAAGCATTCGTTGCTGCAGTATTTGGTGGCATTGGTTCCATTCCAGGAGCGTTTATCGGTGGTATTTTACTTGGTATTATTGAAATTCTTAGCAAAGCTTATATATCTTCACAGTTGGCAGATGCAATTGTATTTGCAGTATTAATTGTTGTGCTTTTGGTGAAACCTACTGGTATTTTAGGCAAGAATATTCAAGAGAAAGTGTAG
- a CDS encoding branched-chain amino acid ABC transporter permease, with translation MGMKTINIKKMNKKLKSNLITYGMVLIAFIIVQILMSAGMMSNLMKGILVPLCIYVILAISLNLTVGILGELSLGHAGFMCVGAFAGSVFSKCMKDVIPVSGVRFFLAILIGAIVAAIFGILIGIPVLRLKGDYLAIVTLAFGEIIKNLMNVIYLGVDSKGLHFSLKDAASLNLESDGQIIIKGAQGITGTPKDATFTIGIILVLITLFIVNNLINSRSGRAIMSIRDNRIAAESVGINITKYKLMAFSISASLAGVAGVLYSHNLSTLTASPKNFGYNMSIMILVFVVLGGIGNIRGSIIAAVILTLLPELLRGLSEYRMLIYAIVLIVTMIISNNPKAVEYRNMLFGKLKRAKNQTKEAK, from the coding sequence ATGGGCATGAAAACAATCAATATAAAAAAGATGAATAAGAAATTAAAAAGTAATCTAATTACATATGGAATGGTTTTAATCGCGTTTATAATTGTTCAAATTTTGATGTCTGCTGGCATGATGTCTAACTTGATGAAGGGTATTTTAGTGCCATTATGTATCTATGTAATATTAGCAATATCTCTAAATTTAACGGTTGGTATATTAGGTGAGTTAAGTTTAGGTCATGCTGGTTTTATGTGTGTTGGTGCTTTTGCAGGATCCGTTTTTTCAAAATGCATGAAAGATGTTATTCCAGTATCAGGAGTACGTTTTTTTCTAGCAATTTTAATTGGTGCCATCGTTGCTGCTATTTTTGGTATTTTAATCGGTATTCCAGTATTAAGATTAAAAGGAGATTACCTTGCAATCGTAACACTAGCGTTTGGTGAGATTATTAAGAATTTAATGAATGTAATCTATTTGGGTGTTGATAGTAAAGGTCTTCATTTCTCATTAAAAGATGCTGCTTCTTTAAATTTAGAGTCAGATGGACAGATCATAATAAAGGGAGCACAAGGAATTACTGGTACACCAAAGGATGCTACGTTTACTATCGGTATTATTTTAGTTTTAATTACATTGTTTATTGTTAACAACTTAATTAATTCTCGTTCTGGTAGAGCGATTATGTCAATTCGTGATAATCGTATAGCAGCAGAATCTGTAGGAATCAATATTACAAAATATAAGCTAATGGCATTTTCTATTTCTGCTTCCTTAGCAGGTGTTGCTGGAGTACTATATTCTCATAATCTTTCTACACTTACAGCTTCTCCAAAGAATTTTGGTTACAATATGTCAATTATGATTCTTGTATTTGTTGTACTTGGTGGAATTGGAAATATTCGTGGCTCCATTATAGCAGCGGTTATTTTAACATTATTACCAGAATTATTACGTGGTTTAAGTGAATATCGTATGCTTATTTATGCGATTGTTTTAATTGTTACAATGATAATAAGTAATAATCCAAAAGCTGTAGAATATCGCAACATGCTTTTTGGAAAGCTTAAAAGAGCAAAAAATCAAACGAAGGAGGCTAAGTAA